A single Lactuca sativa cultivar Salinas chromosome 8, Lsat_Salinas_v11, whole genome shotgun sequence DNA region contains:
- the LOC111917553 gene encoding uncharacterized protein LOC111917553: MSSEGDGAPAIGIDLGTTNSCVAVWKHNRIEILPNDQGNRTTASCVAFTNAERLVGDGAKNQIAKNPANTVFDVKRLIGRRFSEVTVQEDIKLLPFKVIKGSSIF, translated from the exons ATGTCAAGTGAGGGAGATGGAGCACCGGCAATCGGAATCGATTTGGGCACAACGAACTCATGTGTTGCTGTTTGGAAACACAACAGAATCGAGATCTTACCCAATGACCAAGGCAACCGAACGACGGCGTCTTGTGTTGCTTTCACTAATGCTGAACGGCTCGTTGGTGATGGTGCCAAGAATCAAATTGCAAAGAACCCAGCAAACACTGTATTCG ATGTGAAGAGGCTGATCGGGAGGAGGTTTAGTGAAGTAACAGTGCAGGAAGACATAAAGTTGTTGCCATTTAAGGTCATAAAAGGGTCTAGCATCTTCTGA